Proteins encoded by one window of Acuticoccus sp. MNP-M23:
- a CDS encoding fumarylacetoacetate hydrolase family protein → MDMTQALPQTEGALVGRVWRPGIGPSVVAVRGGDVVDITSREFATMRDVTEATAPADIAASAPGESFTSTDALFDNADETTRDTDKPHPLAPIDLQAIKASGVTFVTSLLERVIEEQARGDMSRAAALRTEIVDVIGADLSQLTPGSDEAMALKAVLQEKGVWSQYLEVGIGPDAEIFTKSQPMSAVGHGANVGIHPVSTWNNPEPEIVLVVRSDGTTVGATLGNDVNLRDVEGRSALLLGKAKDNNASASLGPFIRLYDGAFVPEDVATADLAMVVEGLDGFRLEGRSSMAEISRSPDKLVAATIGSHHQYPDGLVLYCGTMFAPTKDRDGEGKGFTHHEGDLVKIKTPALGALINRVTLSTKAAPWTFGTRALMQNLAGRNLL, encoded by the coding sequence ATGGACATGACCCAAGCCCTCCCCCAAACCGAAGGCGCCCTTGTCGGCCGCGTCTGGCGCCCGGGCATCGGCCCTTCCGTGGTCGCAGTGCGCGGCGGCGACGTGGTGGACATCACCAGCCGCGAATTCGCGACGATGCGCGACGTGACCGAGGCAACCGCCCCGGCCGATATTGCGGCCAGTGCGCCCGGCGAGAGCTTTACCAGCACCGACGCCCTTTTCGACAATGCAGACGAGACAACGCGCGATACCGACAAGCCGCACCCCTTGGCCCCGATCGACCTTCAGGCGATCAAGGCGTCCGGCGTCACCTTCGTGACGAGCCTTCTGGAGCGAGTCATCGAGGAGCAGGCCCGCGGCGACATGAGCCGCGCCGCAGCACTACGCACCGAAATCGTCGACGTGATCGGCGCAGACCTCTCCCAGCTCACGCCCGGTTCCGACGAGGCGATGGCCCTCAAGGCCGTGCTGCAGGAAAAAGGCGTCTGGTCGCAATATCTAGAGGTGGGCATCGGGCCTGACGCGGAGATCTTTACAAAGTCGCAGCCGATGTCGGCAGTCGGGCACGGCGCGAACGTCGGCATCCACCCGGTCTCCACGTGGAACAACCCTGAACCCGAGATCGTGCTGGTGGTCCGCTCCGACGGCACCACGGTCGGCGCGACCCTCGGCAACGACGTGAACCTGCGCGATGTGGAAGGGCGCTCCGCCCTCCTCCTCGGCAAGGCGAAGGACAACAACGCGTCGGCCTCCCTCGGCCCGTTCATCCGCCTTTATGACGGCGCGTTCGTCCCCGAAGACGTCGCCACCGCCGACCTTGCCATGGTGGTGGAAGGTCTCGACGGTTTCCGCCTCGAAGGCCGCTCGTCCATGGCCGAGATCAGCCGCTCGCCGGACAAACTCGTGGCCGCCACCATCGGGTCCCACCACCAGTACCCGGACGGGCTCGTGCTTTATTGCGGCACCATGTTTGCCCCCACCAAGGACCGTGACGGCGAAGGCAAGGGTTTCACCCACCACGAAGGCGACCTCGTGAAGATCAAAACCCCCGCACTGGGCGCTCTCATCAACCGCGTGACGCTGTCGACCAAGGCCGCCCCGTGGACCTTCGGCACCCGCGCCCTGATGCAGAATCTGGCCGGCCGCAACCTTCTGTAA
- a CDS encoding NAD(P)-dependent oxidoreductase yields the protein MTTIGFVGAGMMGEGMASCALKGGQQLVVTAHRNRAGVERLVAAGALEVPDLETLAREADVIVLCVSDAPAVEAVLQKLDPGLRENHLIIDTSTSDPVLTRRLADGFAERGIGFADAPIAGGPPEAAAGKLATLLGADAPFEAKAREVVALWSAHVEYFGAAGTAHTAKLINNYVTQGMVLLLAEAFTTARHAGVDWDKLHGIMQRGAARSGTLEKVVPPALAGDFDGHAFSMANSAKDARYYAELSEAITGKISPLAAAVAGTTQAAVDAGFGDLRVSRRLEPAVADKLG from the coding sequence ATGACGACAATCGGATTCGTCGGGGCAGGCATGATGGGCGAAGGCATGGCCTCGTGCGCGCTCAAGGGCGGCCAGCAGCTTGTGGTGACCGCCCACCGCAACCGCGCAGGCGTGGAGCGACTGGTCGCCGCTGGCGCACTAGAGGTCCCCGACCTCGAAACGCTGGCCCGCGAAGCGGATGTCATCGTCCTTTGCGTCAGCGATGCTCCCGCAGTCGAGGCCGTCCTCCAGAAGCTGGATCCGGGGCTTCGCGAAAACCACCTCATCATCGACACCTCGACGTCCGACCCGGTGCTGACCCGCCGTCTTGCCGATGGCTTCGCCGAGCGGGGCATCGGCTTTGCCGACGCGCCCATCGCGGGCGGCCCGCCGGAAGCTGCTGCCGGCAAGCTGGCAACGCTGCTCGGGGCCGACGCGCCGTTTGAGGCAAAGGCCCGCGAGGTTGTGGCGCTCTGGTCCGCCCATGTGGAGTATTTCGGGGCGGCCGGCACCGCACACACCGCCAAGCTCATCAACAATTACGTGACGCAGGGCATGGTGCTGCTTCTGGCCGAAGCCTTCACCACGGCTCGTCACGCCGGGGTGGACTGGGACAAGCTGCACGGCATCATGCAGCGCGGCGCGGCCCGCTCCGGCACGCTGGAAAAGGTGGTGCCCCCGGCCCTCGCCGGCGACTTTGACGGCCACGCCTTCTCCATGGCCAACAGCGCCAAGGATGCGCGCTACTACGCCGAATTGTCCGAAGCCATCACCGGCAAAATCTCCCCGCTTGCCGCAGCCGTCGCCGGCACCACGCAAGCCGCCGTCGACGCGGGCTTCGGGGACCTTCGCGTATCCCGCCGGCTGGAACCCGCCGTGGCCGACAAGCTCGGCTGA
- a CDS encoding gamma-glutamyltransferase family protein, whose protein sequence is MNFDTPYAVRRVPVLARNMVSASQPLAASAGLRMLAQGGNAIDAVLAAAITLTVVEPTGNGLGSDAFAILWDGAELHGLNASGRSPAAWTPERFAGDGPMPQRGWDSVTVPGAVSAWVALSDKFGALPFETLFGPAIGYARDGFSVSPTIAALWAAGAKILSEQPGFADNFMPGGRAPAAGELYRNEALARTLELIASTKGEAFYRGELAQAIEAAAKANGAVLTAADMANHTADWCGTISNTLRGTTLHEIPPNGQGIAALMAIGILEHLDIEAHHPDSPEGMHLMIEALKLGLADAHAYVSDPATMTMRPDALLDPAYCKSRAALIDPDRAGEPGAGAPKEGGTVYLTAADASGRMISYIQSNYSGFGSGVVVPGTGIHMQNRGFGFVKTPGHPNEVGPNKRPFHTIIPAFAMKDGAPLMSYGVMGGPMQAQGHVQMLVRTMIFGQSPQAASDAPRWRFTSGRGVAVEWDVPAATIEALEAKGHQISREAPDNAFGFGGAQLIMKTDDGYVAGSDHRKDGNAVGF, encoded by the coding sequence ATGAATTTCGACACTCCCTACGCCGTCCGCCGGGTCCCGGTCCTTGCGCGCAACATGGTCTCCGCCTCACAGCCGCTGGCGGCCTCTGCCGGGCTGCGGATGCTGGCGCAGGGCGGCAACGCCATCGACGCGGTCCTTGCCGCCGCCATCACGCTCACCGTGGTCGAGCCCACCGGCAACGGCCTTGGCAGCGACGCGTTCGCGATCCTGTGGGACGGTGCGGAGCTGCACGGCCTCAATGCCTCGGGTCGCTCGCCTGCCGCGTGGACGCCGGAGCGCTTTGCCGGCGACGGCCCCATGCCCCAGCGCGGCTGGGACAGTGTGACCGTCCCGGGCGCCGTCTCCGCCTGGGTCGCGCTGTCCGACAAGTTCGGCGCGCTGCCGTTCGAAACCCTGTTCGGCCCGGCCATCGGCTACGCGCGCGACGGCTTTTCGGTGTCGCCGACCATTGCCGCGCTATGGGCAGCGGGCGCAAAGATCCTGTCCGAACAGCCGGGCTTTGCCGACAATTTCATGCCAGGTGGCCGCGCCCCCGCCGCCGGTGAGCTTTACCGCAACGAAGCGCTGGCAAGGACGCTGGAGCTGATTGCCAGCACCAAGGGCGAGGCGTTCTATCGCGGCGAGCTTGCTCAGGCGATCGAGGCGGCCGCCAAGGCAAACGGCGCGGTGCTGACGGCAGCCGACATGGCGAACCACACCGCAGACTGGTGCGGCACTATCTCGAACACCCTGCGCGGCACCACGCTTCACGAAATCCCGCCCAACGGCCAGGGCATTGCCGCGCTGATGGCAATCGGCATCCTGGAGCACCTCGACATCGAGGCGCACCACCCCGACAGCCCCGAGGGCATGCACCTGATGATCGAGGCGCTGAAGCTCGGCCTTGCCGATGCCCACGCCTATGTGTCCGACCCCGCCACCATGACCATGCGCCCGGACGCGCTGCTCGATCCCGCCTACTGCAAGAGCCGCGCTGCACTCATCGACCCGGACCGCGCGGGCGAACCGGGGGCCGGCGCGCCCAAAGAGGGCGGCACGGTATACCTCACCGCGGCCGATGCCTCGGGGCGGATGATCTCCTACATCCAGTCCAACTATTCGGGCTTCGGTTCCGGTGTTGTGGTGCCCGGCACCGGCATTCACATGCAAAATCGCGGCTTCGGCTTCGTGAAGACGCCGGGTCATCCCAATGAGGTGGGCCCCAACAAGCGCCCGTTCCACACCATCATCCCCGCCTTCGCCATGAAGGACGGTGCGCCCTTGATGAGCTATGGCGTGATGGGCGGTCCGATGCAGGCCCAGGGCCATGTGCAGATGCTGGTGCGCACGATGATCTTCGGCCAGTCGCCCCAGGCGGCGAGCGATGCGCCGCGCTGGCGCTTCACCTCCGGCCGGGGCGTGGCGGTGGAGTGGGACGTTCCCGCCGCCACCATCGAGGCGCTGGAAGCAAAGGGCCACCAGATCTCGCGCGAGGCGCCCGACAATGCCTTCGGTTTCGGCGGCGCGCAGCTCATCATGAAAACGGACGACGGTTACGTCGCCGGCTCGGACCACCGCAAGGACGGCAACGCGGTCGGCTTCTAG